AACTGAGTGTTGCTGACGCAATTGATATAGTTGACGGTAGAACGCCAGCAATGAATCTGTATTGCTTTGTGCCGCATCGACATTATGCGTCACTGAATTGCTAGCCAGTGTTTTAAACGGCGTAGTGCTACTAAAGCCGGCGTGCGTACTATTGTTTGTCCAACTCATTGGCGCTCGAATGGAATGATCCCCCTGCATATTATTAGCCGCCATGCCAATCTCTTCGCCATAATAGGTAAACGGGTTGGCCGAGGCTAGCAAGTAGGTCGCAGCCGCTAATTTATACTGTTCTTCATCACCACTAAATTGCTCCCAAACACGGTTGCCCGCGAATAAGTCATGGTTAGCTAAAATTAACGGCATGCTGTCAATATTACTGGCGGTTAACTCGTTTACTAAGTTTTGATTAAGTGCTTTGGCTTTAACACTGGCGATAATATCGTGCCCCGCTGAGAAGTTAAACGCTCGCTCACACGAATTGTCATTGGCAAAATCACGAAAACCACTCGGTGATTCACAAACAATATAACGATTGTCGTAAGCTAAAATGACATCTTTTAACGCCTTCATCACTTGATGGTTTTGCGCTTGATCTTCTAATCCGTCTTTACCATTTTCAACCAGTACACCCACGGCATCAAAGCGGAAACCATCTACGCCAAGGTTTAACCAAAATCGCAGGTTGCTTTGATGATAAGCCAATACATCAGGGTTAGTTAAATCAAAATCAGGCATAGAAGAGGTAAAGGCTGAGTAGTACGCACCTTGCGGGCTTTGAGTCCAGGGATCATTGCCCCATAAATGCCAGCCTTGGGGTTTGGTTTGTTCAATAATATACCAATCTCGTTTGTCGTTAGTCGCCGACGACATTGCATCCTTAAACAATGGGTTATCATTACTAGAATGATTGATCACATAATCCATGACAATTGCAATACCTCGTTGATGGGCTTGCGTAAGCAAAGCTTTAAAATCGTCAAGACTACCGTAATCTTGCTCTATGCTACGGTAATCCGTGGTCGCATAGCCATGATCATTGTCTGAGCTTTCCATCATAGGCATTAGCCAAATACCATTAACGCCATTGTTTTGTAGGTAATCAAGGCGAGAAATCAAACCTTGAATGTCACCTATACCATCGCCATCACTATCTTGATAGGCACGCACAAACACCTGAGCAAATTGCGCACTTTTGGTCCAATCATTCGGCATTGAGGATTGAGTATTACTGATACTGATTTGACTGAGATCCAAAAATTGAGATTGTTTACCTAAGCTAGCAACTAAAGTGTTAAATCGGTTACGAGCTGATACCTCATCTGTGTATAAAGTATTGTCACCTTCAACTAACCAAATATGGGTGCCTAAAGTCGCTGGGGTAAAGGCTAAATCACCATCACTACTTTTAAAGTCATCGTAATGCATAATAAAGTTAAACACTTTATTAGCATTCTCAATTGGCACATCATAAACCGCGTAATCATCCTCAATACGGCTGGCTAATCGCGGGGCTTGCCAACTAGTTGCTAGTTTTTGATCGATCGCTTCACCCCACAAATGCAATCCCCAACCCTGATAACTTAAGCTAGAATGCAAATAATGAATCGATACCGTTCCCGCTTGCCCTAAGCCTGATTCGTCAATCGGTTTAGGTTCAGATTTCAGTAATTGAACTTGAGACTGACCATCTGGCTGATAACTGAAACCAAGCCGATAAGTCCCTAGGCCATCGAAATTGATAGTCGCATTACCCGCGTTACTACAAGTGGCGTTTTCTGCTGCACCATTGGTCGTTAAATTAAAACTACCACAATTTAACTTATCCCAATTCGCACTCGCTATTTTTAACTCTTGGCTGGATAACGGGTTCGACCATTCAAAAACATAAATTCCGTTGTTGAACGTCATCGCGTCAGTATTAGACCAGTTATTAAAACCACCCTTAACATAAATATCAAAGTCTGCTTGCTGGCCTTGGCTTAGGGTAAATTCTGGCTCTGGGGCAACAACATTAACGGTAATTTGCTTTTCCGTTTCTAGCTGCCCATCTGACACAATTAAAGTAGCGTTATAAACACCAACCTCAGAATAAGTAAACGTATAGTTAAGCAAAGACTGACATTGTGTTATTTCTATTTTTGCCGCTGACATTGCCGTTTGTAACTGGCACGTTAGCGCATCGTTATCTATATCTGCCACCTGCCATTCAAAAACAACGGCAAAATTGTTCTCTGTATACTTACTGGTAAAAGTCGAAATCGTCGGTGCGCGATTAACAACCTCATTATCAGTACCGTTATCTTCTTGATTAGTTGGCGGGGGCGTTGTTCCTGCCCCCGAACCGCCACAAGAAATCAATACACTAAACAGGCTATACGCCAAACCCATTTTCAATTGCTTTGCTAGTCGACAATGCATACTCATTGCTCCCTATATCTCATTTTTTAATATAAATGATGTTTTATCACTAGCAGGGTTAGGAAAAGGTTATGATTTTTACATTTTTATAAAAAATAAATTTATTTATGCATTTCAACTACTTAAGCACTATTAAAACAATTGATAAAAATAATGCACATTCTGATTTATATTTGAGCTATAGCCTTTCATTTCTGATTTCTTTACACTGTGTTTAAACAAGCAAACAACTTTAAACACCCCTTAAAATAGTTGAGTAAACTATTGATTATAAAGACAATTTAAAATGACTCATGTTTCAAAAAAGAGTCTGCAACTAGCAGCAGGGAAATATTTTTTACTTGGATTTAGCCTTATTATTTTTACCTATGTTTTGACGTCGTCTCTTGGCGTTACAGGTTTGTTAATACAACTAGCAAGTGTATTTTTAATACTGGCTTATATATACCGACGAATTCGCAAAATAACTTGCCCACATTGTTACCGGCGCTACGGTATCAAAATCAAACTTAAAACTGGTTTAAGAATTCCAGGCCGTTGTCGTTCATGCGGCGCACACGCAGAATAAAGCACGCATACGCAAATAATAAAAAAGAGTTAAAGCCAGTCTTCATTAACGGGCATTTAGGCCTCTAGTATGAACTTACCGCGTTGTACAGACACTTTACAAATATAATAGCGGGTATAAAACCCGCTTTTACTTCATTTCTAATTATTCTGTTTCTAACGACTCCATTTCCAATCTCGCTGTATTTGCAGGAATAAATCCTACCCTACAAACACTTATTGATATAATTGGATAGTGCTTGTGGCTTTTCAACTTTGGCTAAACCGTAATGGATTCAATTATTAAATAACCCAATAAGGTTAAGTTTTGTTACTAATATAGATACACAATAAATTTAAAGATATTGTTAACAATAAATGATGTGTGGATATATTGTTCAATGAATCAAGTTAATTTAAACCTAAAAGTATTAATCGCTGGCTTAGCGTCACTTGCGCTGTCAGCTTGTGCCCTAACCGATATGACTAAAACCGAGACAAGCAGTCAGGTTTTTCCGCATAAAGTGCCTAAAGAAAAACCCAATATTCCATTAAGTGCCGCAATGGAGCGTATGTTTGAATACTCAGCTCCACGTCCACAAGACAGCGAACTGTATAGCCAATTTGCATACACTGAATTACAAGGCTTTGACTATAACGGCGGCGACGGCACTATTACGCGTCGTGATCCAACCCGCCCGATATTACATAATGGTAAGTACTACATTTGGTATACCAAACGTGACACCATAGTGCCACCGGTTGGCGCTATGAATGCAGAAAAAGCCACAGATAAAATTCCGTCAACTGATTGGGATCTCGCCGAATTATGGTACGCCACCAGTACCGACGGATTAAACTGGCAAGAACAAGCCGTCGCAGTACCACGTCCACCTGCGCCGCATCCAGGTCATCGCTCAGTAGCGACACCGGATATTTTAGTCTGGGAAGGTAAGTACTACTTATACTACCAAGCGTTTAATGAGCCAAGTGGCTTAAAAGGTGATCACAGTGTGATCGCGGTTTCTTGGGCTGATTCACCAGAAGGTCCTTGGCATGCCACCCATAAGGTAGCTGTTAAACCAGGTAAAAAAGGTGACTGGGATCAAAACCTAATCCACGACCCAATGCCGATTGTGTATAACGGTAAAATATACATGTACTTTAAATCAACCTATAACAAATGGCCTGATAACCGCAAAAACTACCACGTTGCCCACGGCTTAGCGATTGCCGAGCATCCACTAGACGAGTTTAAAAAACACCCATTAAACCCAGTAATTAACTCAGGACACGAAACCTTTTATTTCCCGTTTAAATCTGGTGTCGCTGGCTTGATTATTCGTGATGGTATTGAACGCAACACGGTGCAATATGCTAAAGATGGCGTTAACTTTAACATTGAATCGAATATCTCATTACCGCCGATTGCAGGTGGACCATTCACGCCAGACGCCTTTACTAATACCAAAGATGGTCGCGGTGTCACGTGGGGGATCAGCCACTTTAAAACCTTTGGTGAAACCCGACCGTATCACTCACGCTTAGTGCGTTTTGACTGTGATCTAAGTCAAGACGTGCACATGCCAGAGTTTAAATCGCCCAATATTTGGTGGAAGCCAGACGTGTACTTTACCAATATGGGATTAAGCCCAAACCTTAAGAAAAAGGTTATTGGCGCATCAAAGCAGGCAGCTAAAGCGTCGAAGTAAGTAAATAATTGAACACGCAAGCTAAAGGACGTGCAAAGTAAAGAAAGCGGTATGCAATTTAAATTGCTGCCGCTTTTTATCAAAAGCTCAATAATAAATATTCCGACCAAACACCATCCACTACAACGTAATGGCTATTTACTGAGTTTACCCCTGCAACAAGGTAATGTTGCGATTCGCTGCGCTCATGGCAACCTACGGGTAATTTGCCAGCAACCTTTCGGCAACACAGTTTTATGAACTTGTCATCCGGCAAGCCATTGTCACCTTCTGCATTTTCCTTTGCTTTTCCTGAACACTGCAAAGTGAACTGAATATTCAACCTAAAGTCTTTTTTAAAAAGCATTCTGATACAGTCACTGCAAATGGATTTGAAGTATTAACCCTAAGGGATGAAGAAAAAGTAATAGCTGCCAACCAACAATAGTAAGTGAATACTCACTAATTATTTATGCATTACAATTTAAAATACTCTTAATTAAATGACCATGACTCATAATTAATTTTTATCTACAATTTTTCTATAAATGCCTTTAATAGAAAAATGATAAGACGGCTAAATCCTTATTTGATTGAATGCGCAACGAGCATATACCACCAAAAAGCGAATAACATATATAAGGATTAAATCATGCCTCGTCACGTTTTGTGGATGTTAATTATCGGCCAAGGTTTATTGGCCTGCACCAGTCAAACAACTCCTATTCAAACCGCAATTAATCAAACAGCAAGTAGTCAAACAGTAAATAGCCAAATAATAAAAGTGCAGCAAGTAAACGTTAATTCCACAACTTTGCCTACCGATCTTGCTAGTTTATCAGCAATAGAACCACCACTGGTCACTATACCGGCTGGCGTTGTCACTTTCCCTGTTGATAGCAATCCTAAAAGTAAAAATAAATCGACTTACGATGTGCAAATAAAAAGCTTTATGGTGGCAAAGTACGAAGTCACTAAAAAAGAATTTCGTAAGTTTATTGCCGATAGCGGTTATCAAGCACCAAGTAAATGCATGCATGCGATTAACGGGCTATGGTATTCAGCCGGTGCCACAAACGGCAGCTGGGATAACAACAATGTTAGCGCCCTAAACATGGCTTACGACACTCAATTTAAAACCAGTGAGTTTGATCCGGTAACCTGTATCAATCCACAAGTCGCGTCCGATTACGCAGCATGGCTTAGTCAAAAAACAGGGAAAAAATATCGACTATTATCAACCGCCGAATGGGTATACGCAGCCCAAGGCGGTAAGCAAGATCCATATTATAAACACCAAGATAAAATAACTTCGGTATGTGAGTACGAAAACATAGCGGATCACAGTGCCATTTATGGTGCCGAAACGCGATTTAAAACTCGCTATAAAATGGCCGGTTACCATAATAAAACGGTAGACTGTGACGACAAAGCTGAATTC
This genomic window from Saccharobesus litoralis contains:
- a CDS encoding alpha-amylase family glycosyl hydrolase, whose translation is MHCRLAKQLKMGLAYSLFSVLISCGGSGAGTTPPPTNQEDNGTDNEVVNRAPTISTFTSKYTENNFAVVFEWQVADIDNDALTCQLQTAMSAAKIEITQCQSLLNYTFTYSEVGVYNATLIVSDGQLETEKQITVNVVAPEPEFTLSQGQQADFDIYVKGGFNNWSNTDAMTFNNGIYVFEWSNPLSSQELKIASANWDKLNCGSFNLTTNGAAENATCSNAGNATINFDGLGTYRLGFSYQPDGQSQVQLLKSEPKPIDESGLGQAGTVSIHYLHSSLSYQGWGLHLWGEAIDQKLATSWQAPRLASRIEDDYAVYDVPIENANKVFNFIMHYDDFKSSDGDLAFTPATLGTHIWLVEGDNTLYTDEVSARNRFNTLVASLGKQSQFLDLSQISISNTQSSMPNDWTKSAQFAQVFVRAYQDSDGDGIGDIQGLISRLDYLQNNGVNGIWLMPMMESSDNDHGYATTDYRSIEQDYGSLDDFKALLTQAHQRGIAIVMDYVINHSSNDNPLFKDAMSSATNDKRDWYIIEQTKPQGWHLWGNDPWTQSPQGAYYSAFTSSMPDFDLTNPDVLAYHQSNLRFWLNLGVDGFRFDAVGVLVENGKDGLEDQAQNHQVMKALKDVILAYDNRYIVCESPSGFRDFANDNSCERAFNFSAGHDIIASVKAKALNQNLVNELTASNIDSMPLILANHDLFAGNRVWEQFSGDEEQYKLAAATYLLASANPFTYYGEEIGMAANNMQGDHSIRAPMSWTNNSTHAGFSSTTPFKTLASNSVTHNVDAAQSNTDSLLAFYRQLYQLRQQHSVIATGDLVVPSQAGDKVLVLVRSNNTEQVVILINYSDQQQAVNVNGLTQSAVATRLLGDGDNESTNSNGQLSTNIAAQSVVVFKVQNI
- a CDS encoding glycoside hydrolase family 117 protein; the protein is MNQVNLNLKVLIAGLASLALSACALTDMTKTETSSQVFPHKVPKEKPNIPLSAAMERMFEYSAPRPQDSELYSQFAYTELQGFDYNGGDGTITRRDPTRPILHNGKYYIWYTKRDTIVPPVGAMNAEKATDKIPSTDWDLAELWYATSTDGLNWQEQAVAVPRPPAPHPGHRSVATPDILVWEGKYYLYYQAFNEPSGLKGDHSVIAVSWADSPEGPWHATHKVAVKPGKKGDWDQNLIHDPMPIVYNGKIYMYFKSTYNKWPDNRKNYHVAHGLAIAEHPLDEFKKHPLNPVINSGHETFYFPFKSGVAGLIIRDGIERNTVQYAKDGVNFNIESNISLPPIAGGPFTPDAFTNTKDGRGVTWGISHFKTFGETRPYHSRLVRFDCDLSQDVHMPEFKSPNIWWKPDVYFTNMGLSPNLKKKVIGASKQAAKASK